One region of Bartonella alsatica genomic DNA includes:
- a CDS encoding methylated-DNA--[protein]-cysteine S-methyltransferase gives MLTIPQQRMICLQNVSLGGLLVAKSHKGICNIALGDTTKQLLQQFVARFGNVQQVDDDGTFKKEVAHVVAMVETPKLVRKNDFLLDINGTFFQKKVWMVLCKVPCGETISYEALAQHIGMPNAFRAVANACARNELALIIPCHRVVRKNGFISGYRWGTWRKQILLQREKNGDI, from the coding sequence TGTTTGCAAAACGTTTCACTAGGAGGGCTTTTGGTGGCAAAGTCTCACAAAGGGATTTGTAATATAGCCTTAGGAGATACTACAAAACAATTATTACAGCAATTTGTAGCGCGTTTTGGTAATGTACAACAAGTGGATGATGACGGTACATTTAAGAAAGAAGTTGCACATGTTGTAGCAATGGTAGAAACTCCTAAGTTGGTAAGAAAAAATGATTTCCTCTTAGATATAAATGGTACGTTTTTTCAGAAGAAAGTATGGATGGTATTGTGTAAAGTGCCATGTGGTGAAACAATTTCATATGAAGCGTTAGCGCAACACATTGGTATGCCAAATGCTTTTCGAGCAGTTGCTAATGCATGTGCACGGAATGAATTAGCTTTAATCATTCCGTGCCATCGTGTGGTGCGCAAAAATGGTTTTATTTCTGGATATCGTTGGGGAACTTGGCGGAAACAGATTTTGCTACAACGGGAAAAAAATGGGGATATTTAA
- a CDS encoding sensor histidine kinase produces MVKLDAYNAPTDMYADSKSSAQNHKERTKHIKLLFGSAYQKLLFIEPWLRRLLPFTIISFLVVLATVRFISIYDWRHTIDKNTRSTLTLLASHISNTIDRELLATSKKREVATLSHNHLQNILNNFYNQGLINTNTIIAIIDQKGTVLASSSPEIILGKTLQDFTSESIALQSLGQHTEIMKITIGKNDPALAAFQKTDNGQYGVFISEKTQHTYMEWRKFFSLTITLFIGTTGVILALLCAYYNQIVRARNTDFISEKIQNRIDMAMMRGRCGLWDWNMASGRVYWSKAIYEMLGYVPQDALLSIAQITAIINPNDANFFDLAQDLMSGKKKHIDINIPMRHADSHYVWMRIRAEVTDEEEPHLVGIAFDISEQRQLAEETAQADLRIRDAIENISESFVLWDSEGRLVMSNSKFCEYAAIPQQVLHSGIQRATVEAMARPAINEYPLKDDGTGNLTSIRQTADGCWLKINERRTQDGGLVCVGTDISELKQQQEKFEDSERRLFSFIQELKRARGNAQQRATEVEKLNKSLKAEKERAESANKAKSEFLANMSHELRTPLNAILGFSDIMLQSTFGPLGSQRYKEYMHDIYNSGTHLLTLINDILDMSKIEAGRFTLDCKNIDLGPIISEAARTLTPQAQEKNIFITTNIAPELYAEVDSRAMKQIFLNLISNAVKFTPSGGNIGIFAFKKKNNLVCRIKDTGVGIPQSAIKKLGQPFEQVENQLTKTHTGSGLGLAISRSLLELHKGKLEIISKEMKGTTVIITMPIKQS; encoded by the coding sequence ATGGTTAAACTGGACGCATATAATGCGCCAACGGATATGTATGCTGATTCAAAGTCGAGTGCTCAAAATCATAAAGAGCGGACAAAGCATATTAAACTGCTTTTTGGCTCAGCCTATCAAAAACTTCTCTTTATTGAACCTTGGTTGCGACGTTTGCTTCCATTTACCATTATTTCATTTCTTGTTGTGCTGGCAACAGTTCGTTTTATATCAATCTATGATTGGCGCCATACGATTGATAAAAACACACGTTCTACCCTCACTCTTCTAGCTTCTCATATTAGCAATACAATTGATCGTGAATTACTTGCAACAAGTAAGAAAAGAGAAGTTGCTACTCTTTCACATAACCATTTACAAAATATTCTTAACAACTTTTACAATCAAGGCTTAATCAATACCAATACTATTATTGCCATAATCGATCAAAAAGGCACTGTTCTAGCTTCATCTAGCCCAGAGATTATTTTAGGAAAAACCTTACAGGATTTTACCTCTGAAAGCATTGCTTTACAATCTCTAGGACAACATACTGAAATTATGAAAATTACAATAGGTAAAAATGACCCTGCTCTCGCTGCATTTCAGAAAACAGATAATGGACAATATGGCGTTTTCATCAGCGAAAAAACACAACACACCTACATGGAATGGAGAAAATTTTTCTCGTTAACTATAACTCTATTCATAGGAACTACCGGAGTTATTTTAGCTCTCCTCTGTGCTTATTATAATCAAATTGTGCGAGCACGTAATACAGACTTCATTTCAGAAAAAATTCAAAACCGCATTGATATGGCAATGATGCGTGGACGCTGTGGACTATGGGATTGGAATATGGCAAGTGGACGTGTTTACTGGTCAAAAGCAATTTATGAAATGCTAGGTTATGTGCCTCAAGATGCACTGCTCTCCATTGCGCAAATTACCGCCATTATCAACCCCAATGATGCCAATTTTTTTGATCTTGCTCAAGACTTAATGAGTGGTAAAAAAAAGCATATCGATATCAATATTCCCATGCGTCATGCCGACAGTCATTATGTATGGATGCGCATTCGTGCTGAAGTTACGGATGAAGAAGAACCCCATTTGGTTGGTATTGCTTTTGATATTAGTGAACAGCGTCAGCTTGCAGAAGAAACAGCACAAGCTGACCTTCGTATCCGTGATGCCATTGAAAATATTTCAGAATCTTTTGTATTATGGGATTCAGAAGGACGTTTAGTCATGTCCAATAGCAAGTTTTGTGAATATGCAGCTATCCCTCAACAAGTTTTACATTCAGGAATCCAACGTGCAACCGTTGAAGCCATGGCCCGCCCTGCAATCAATGAATACCCTCTCAAAGACGATGGTACTGGTAATTTAACCAGCATTCGTCAAACTGCAGATGGTTGTTGGCTCAAAATTAATGAACGCCGCACCCAAGATGGAGGACTTGTTTGCGTTGGTACAGATATTTCTGAACTTAAACAACAACAGGAAAAATTCGAAGACAGTGAAAGACGTCTTTTTTCTTTTATTCAAGAACTTAAACGTGCTCGAGGAAACGCTCAACAACGTGCAACAGAAGTTGAAAAACTTAATAAAAGTCTGAAAGCAGAAAAAGAGCGTGCTGAAAGTGCTAATAAAGCTAAATCAGAATTTTTAGCCAATATGTCCCATGAATTGCGTACTCCTCTTAATGCTATTCTCGGTTTTTCAGATATCATGTTACAATCCACCTTTGGTCCTCTTGGTTCGCAACGCTATAAAGAATATATGCATGACATTTACAACTCAGGAACCCATCTTCTAACCCTTATCAATGATATCCTTGATATGTCCAAAATCGAAGCTGGAAGATTTACCCTTGATTGTAAAAATATTGATCTTGGACCAATCATTAGTGAAGCAGCACGAACACTTACGCCACAGGCTCAAGAAAAAAATATTTTTATTACAACAAATATTGCTCCAGAACTGTATGCAGAAGTTGATAGCCGTGCCATGAAACAAATTTTCCTAAACCTCATCTCTAATGCTGTTAAATTCACACCTTCGGGTGGAAATATTGGTATCTTTGCTTTCAAGAAAAAAAATAACCTTGTCTGCAGAATTAAAGATACAGGTGTTGGCATTCCTCAATCAGCAATAAAAAAACTTGGACAACCTTTTGAACAAGTTGAAAATCAACTCACGAAAACTCATACTGGATCAGGTCTTGGATTAGCCATTTCGCGCTCTTTGCTAGAACTACACAAAGGGAAACTTGAAATTATCTCTAAAGAAATGAAAGGCACAACTGTAATCATTACAATGCCAATTAAACAAAGTTAA